A window from Engraulis encrasicolus isolate BLACKSEA-1 chromosome 11, IST_EnEncr_1.0, whole genome shotgun sequence encodes these proteins:
- the LOC134458673 gene encoding paraneoplastic antigen Ma1-like has protein sequence MPVPAVLNPAMPSPAMSPPASLDLNMQLVNAITSLVDKCQAAPVENPVHRKLRVFSGIKPTPPGEEEYDAWAEQMTHLLEEWKCSDPLKKQKIAECLKGPAADIVRCLRVSKPSSTAADYLAALETAFGTTESALDLMFKFRNTFQLQGEKLSAYVLRIDKLLHSVFRKGGILLREMDGTRIEQVARGALPNDLVALRIMLVYKFKPPPSFTELLREVRAEEALIFERPTASHVTLSAMVAPVEHSTSPAAFSCPSPVPTPTPTPTPSVESLTKEVQHLKSEMTRLLSFSVSSPSATPPIVSQRPSPQVEGRPANVQRVRQDTADVFCYKCGEDGHFQRQCQNAENLRKVNQRLIKLRRPTGNAPGTQ, from the coding sequence ATGCCGGTCCCTGCAGTGCTAAATCCTGCCATGCCCTCTCCTGCCATGTCACCACCAGCATCATTAGACCTGAATATGCAGCTGGTCAATGCCATCACCTCTCTTGTGGACAAATGCCAAGCAGCCCCTGTGGAAAATCCAGTCCACCGAAAGCTTCGAGTGTTCTCAGGTATCAAGCCAACACCACCTGGAGAAGAGGAATATGATGCTTGGGCGGAACAGATGACGCACTTGCTTGAGGAGTGGAAGTGTTCTGACCCCTTGAAGAAGCAGAAAATTGCTGAATGTCTTAAAGGGCCAGCAGCGGATATTGTACGATGCTTGAGAGTGAGCAAGCCCAGTTCAACGGCAGCAGATTACTTAGCAGCACTGGAAACCGCATTTGGAACCACTGAGAGTGCCCTAGACCTCATGTTCAAGTTCCGCAACACTTTCCAACTGCAAGGAGAAAAACTCTCAGCATATGTCCTCAGAATTGACAAGCTGCTGCATTCTGTATTCCGAAAAGGGGGCATTCTTCTCCGAGAGATGGATGGGACTCGCATTGAGCAAGTTGCAAGGGGCGCACTGCCTAATGACCTGGTTGCCCTCCGCATCATGCTGGTGTACAAATTCAAGCCTCCCCCCAGTTTCACTGAGCTGCTGCGTGAAGTGAGAGCAGAGGAGGCTCTGATCTTTGAAAGGCCGACAGCCAGTCATGTCACCCTGTCTGCTATGGTCGCTCCTGTTGAGCACAGCACCAGCCCTGCTGCATTCTCATGTCCCAGCCCAGtgcctacccctacccctacccctaccccttctGTTGAGAGTCTGACGAAAGAGGTGCAACACCTGAAAAGTGAGATGACGCGCTTGCTCTCCTTCTCCGTCTCATCACCCTCAGCAACGCCACCGATCGTCTCACAAAGACCCAGCCCACAGGTAGAGGGAAGACCGGCAAACGTGCAGAGAGTACGACAGGACACAGCTGATGTTTTCTGCTACAAGTGCGGGGAAGATGGCCATTTTCAACGTCAATGTCAGAATGCAGAGAACCTCAGGAAAGTTAACCAGCGCCTCATAAAGCTCAGACGGCCGACGGGAAACGCCCCAGGGACCCAGTAA